Proteins encoded together in one Spirochaetota bacterium window:
- the rpsT gene encoding 30S ribosomal protein S20 — translation MANIKSAEKRNRQNQKRRQRNSQVKSSIRTAEKKVRKQLESQSKEAVPALFKEFVKKIDTAARKGIIHWKTAARKKSRLAKKVNAAL, via the coding sequence TTGGCTAACATAAAATCAGCGGAAAAAAGGAACAGGCAGAACCAAAAGCGAAGACAGCGAAATTCGCAGGTCAAATCATCTATCAGAACTGCTGAAAAGAAGGTGCGTAAACAATTAGAAAGTCAGTCAAAAGAAGCTGTGCCTGCTTTGTTCAAAGAATTTGTGAAGAAAATAGATACTGCAGCACGCAAAGGAATAATTCATTGGAAAACAGCTGCACGTAAGAAATCCCGTTTGGCAAAGAAGGTTAATGCTGCGTTATAA
- a CDS encoding HU family DNA-binding protein, producing the protein MTKHEIITRLHLKFGIPREVVQLIVDGFVDEIVASVQKGEKVTIKGFGVFSRIKQSERKVYSPIAQREITIPSRYVIDFKSSKLTDIEQR; encoded by the coding sequence TTGACCAAACATGAAATCATAACACGATTACATCTTAAATTTGGTATTCCCCGTGAAGTAGTGCAACTGATAGTTGATGGATTTGTTGATGAAATTGTAGCATCAGTTCAAAAAGGGGAAAAGGTAACTATTAAAGGTTTTGGTGTTTTTTCAAGAATCAAGCAATCAGAAAGGAAGGTATATTCTCCTATTGCGCAGCGAGAGATTACAATACCTTCTCGCTATGTAATAGATTTTAAATCAAGCAAGCTCACTGATATTGAGCAAAGATAA
- a CDS encoding MBL fold metallo-hydrolase, with amino-acid sequence MKVKFWGVRGSIPTTLSSLTIRDKIKQALKLATPKDIANDESIDTFLDSLPTSIVGTYGGNTTTLEIRTASDDLIIIDCGTGLKHLGNELLQGDFGKGKGFATILLTHTHWDHIQGIPFFAPFYIKGNRFNIYSPYDDIKERIEYQQVFTHFPINLEYMLAQKEFFIIPKEGEIYINDVKIKNKRMRHPGGSFGFRFEENGKSFVFTSDCEFNIDEIDKIDSYKDFFENADVCVFDTQYTFEESINKVDWGHSSASIAIDIAAMFNIKRLILFHHEPDYNDNKLDAVLSNAKLYLGINPARRSKLTIDIAREGMEIEI; translated from the coding sequence ATGAAAGTCAAATTTTGGGGAGTTAGAGGCTCAATACCAACTACCCTGAGTTCTTTAACTATACGTGATAAAATAAAGCAAGCTCTCAAACTTGCAACTCCAAAAGACATTGCAAACGATGAATCTATTGATACATTCTTAGATTCACTGCCAACATCAATAGTGGGGACTTATGGAGGCAATACAACAACTCTTGAAATCAGAACTGCTTCTGACGATTTAATCATTATTGACTGTGGCACTGGTTTAAAACATCTTGGCAACGAACTATTACAAGGTGATTTTGGCAAAGGCAAAGGATTTGCCACTATTTTACTTACCCACACACACTGGGATCATATACAAGGCATACCATTCTTTGCACCTTTCTACATAAAAGGAAACCGTTTTAATATATATTCCCCCTATGATGACATCAAAGAACGTATTGAATACCAGCAGGTTTTTACTCACTTCCCAATTAACCTTGAGTACATGCTTGCTCAAAAAGAATTTTTTATTATACCAAAAGAAGGTGAAATATATATAAACGATGTCAAAATTAAGAACAAACGTATGCGTCATCCTGGAGGTTCGTTTGGTTTTAGGTTTGAAGAAAATGGAAAGTCTTTTGTATTCACTAGTGATTGCGAATTTAATATAGATGAAATTGATAAAATCGATTCATATAAAGATTTTTTTGAAAATGCTGATGTATGTGTTTTTGATACCCAGTACACCTTTGAAGAATCAATAAATAAAGTTGATTGGGGGCATTCATCAGCTTCTATCGCAATTGATATTGCTGCAATGTTCAATATCAAACGATTGATACTATTTCACCATGAACCAGATTACAATGATAATAAATTAGATGCAGTTTTATCAAATGCAAAACTCTATCTTGGAATAAATCCAGCGCGCAGGAGCAAACTTACTATTGATATTGCTCGTGAAGGAATGGAAATAGAAATATAG
- a CDS encoding TrkA family potassium uptake protein, translated as MKKYFVIGLGNFGFNIAKALEENGCEVLGMDIDKELVQRAKDFISHAIIGDASDREVLESLAISDFDGAVISIGQDMAASILIALYLKEIGMQKIIVRAISEDHGKILTLIGVDTVVFPERDMAIRLASKLALKNAMDYLPLTEEYGILEVKPPASFINKSLKDLKLSTRYGCQVIGLKYYTNGNYNDVSEKNAQIKIAPTADDVVTEHSVMVVIGKLSDIERLQNAD; from the coding sequence ATGAAAAAATATTTTGTTATTGGGTTGGGTAACTTTGGGTTTAATATAGCCAAAGCACTTGAAGAAAATGGCTGTGAAGTGCTTGGCATGGATATTGATAAAGAACTTGTCCAGAGAGCAAAAGATTTTATTAGCCATGCTATAATAGGAGATGCATCAGATAGGGAGGTGCTTGAGTCGCTTGCCATAAGTGATTTTGACGGTGCTGTTATCAGTATTGGACAGGATATGGCGGCAAGTATATTGATAGCATTATATTTAAAAGAAATTGGCATGCAAAAAATTATTGTGAGAGCTATCTCCGAAGATCATGGCAAGATTCTAACGCTCATTGGTGTTGATACTGTTGTATTCCCTGAACGAGATATGGCAATTCGCCTTGCAAGTAAGCTGGCGTTAAAAAATGCTATGGACTATCTTCCCCTTACTGAAGAGTACGGTATACTTGAAGTTAAGCCACCAGCAAGTTTCATAAATAAATCTTTGAAAGACCTGAAATTAAGTACTCGTTATGGATGCCAGGTTATAGGGCTTAAGTATTATACTAATGGGAATTATAACGATGTAAGTGAAAAAAATGCTCAGATTAAAATAGCACCAACTGCTGATGATGTTGTAACCGAACATTCGGTTATGGTTGTTATTGGCAAGTTGAGTGATATTGAGCGCTTGCAAAATGCTGATTAA
- a CDS encoding TrkH family potassium uptake protein: MYTLFYKYMKKPQEYLSPIDKVLLSFIVLIFAGAFLLCLPICTNKTITFIDALFTSTSAVCVTGLVVLDTAKDFTFIGQVVIILLIQLGGLGIMTFSVALLSLMGGSVSIKWRFTLQNMYSEVSKLPIRNILGRIVIYTFTIESIVAIILFTQFIKTFPLPDAVWHSVFHSISAFCNAGFSTFSNNLMDYNSNSIVVISIAVDIILGGIGFLVMSELFTSRSLNINKMWKTLTLHTRIVLFTTVLLIAGGMVLFFVLEFNGILQNMSFKEKLLASFFQSVTARTAGFNTVDIGGLREATCLVLIFLMFIGGSPGSIAGGVKTSTFAILWLFLTSRLKGLRQIIVWERALAFDNVERAITLVVVSGLFIFFATFILVALPTLPTGEFLQSFFEVTSAFGTVGLSMGITPKTLPIERIILCIVMYTGRLGPLTLISALTLRRKTINIRYAEDHIMIG, translated from the coding sequence GTGTATACCCTATTTTATAAGTATATGAAAAAGCCACAGGAATATCTTTCGCCTATTGATAAGGTCCTTTTGAGCTTTATTGTATTAATTTTTGCTGGAGCCTTTTTACTCTGCCTCCCAATCTGCACTAACAAAACTATTACTTTCATTGATGCGTTATTTACCTCAACCTCTGCTGTATGCGTTACCGGCCTAGTAGTTCTTGATACAGCAAAGGATTTTACATTTATTGGACAGGTTGTAATTATACTGCTGATACAGTTAGGTGGACTGGGAATTATGACATTTTCAGTTGCCTTGCTATCGCTCATGGGTGGAAGTGTTTCCATTAAATGGCGTTTTACACTCCAAAATATGTACAGCGAAGTATCAAAGCTTCCCATAAGGAATATTCTTGGAAGAATTGTTATTTATACATTTACTATTGAATCGATAGTTGCAATCATCCTTTTTACACAATTTATTAAAACATTCCCTTTGCCTGATGCTGTGTGGCATTCAGTGTTTCATTCAATTTCTGCCTTCTGTAATGCAGGATTTTCAACATTCAGCAATAACCTTATGGATTATAATAGCAATAGCATTGTTGTAATAAGTATTGCTGTTGATATTATTTTGGGTGGCATTGGTTTTTTAGTAATGAGCGAACTGTTTACTTCAAGAAGCCTTAACATAAATAAAATGTGGAAGACGTTAACGTTGCATACACGTATTGTGCTTTTTACAACGGTTTTGTTGATAGCTGGTGGTATGGTTCTTTTTTTTGTGCTTGAATTCAATGGCATTTTGCAAAATATGAGCTTTAAGGAAAAATTGTTAGCATCTTTTTTTCAATCAGTTACTGCACGTACTGCAGGTTTTAATACAGTGGATATTGGAGGATTGCGCGAGGCTACCTGCCTGGTATTGATATTTCTTATGTTCATTGGTGGTTCACCAGGTTCAATTGCTGGTGGTGTAAAAACTAGTACATTTGCAATATTGTGGTTGTTTTTAACTTCACGGCTAAAAGGTTTGCGGCAGATTATAGTTTGGGAAAGAGCATTGGCATTTGACAATGTAGAAAGAGCTATTACTCTTGTTGTAGTTTCAGGTTTGTTTATATTTTTTGCCACATTTATCCTTGTAGCTCTCCCAACTTTACCAACAGGTGAATTTTTGCAGTCATTTTTTGAAGTGACATCAGCATTTGGTACTGTAGGATTATCCATGGGAATAACTCCAAAAACATTGCCAATTGAAAGAATAATTTTGTGTATTGTTATGTATACAGGTAGGTTAGGACCGTTGACATTAATATCAGCATTGACTTTACGAAGAAAAACTATTAATATTCGTTATGCTGAAGATCATATAATGATAGGATAG